The proteins below are encoded in one region of Planctopirus limnophila DSM 3776:
- a CDS encoding sugar phosphate isomerase/epimerase family protein — protein sequence MPILSAVTISLVEEARGGPFVFWDDVEASCQVASELGFDAVELFAPEPGFVPVKTFKEILSRYNLKLAAVGTGAGWLKKQLSLTSPNAEIRQAAKKFITSMIEYGGQLGAPAIIGSMQGKAASSASIAECRMLLGEALAELCHHSHSRFGLPLIYEPLNRYETNLCNTQGDGAHLLQTYGAPDCKLLADLFHMNIEEINITQGLLDGGSWIGHIHYVDSNRNAAGMGHIDFAQVIATLKQINYEGYLSAEARSLPDARTAAQATIDSIRQHLGK from the coding sequence ATGCCAATTCTCTCAGCCGTCACGATCAGCCTGGTCGAAGAAGCACGCGGCGGCCCCTTCGTGTTCTGGGATGATGTCGAGGCCAGTTGCCAGGTCGCGAGTGAACTGGGCTTTGATGCCGTCGAACTCTTTGCTCCCGAACCAGGCTTTGTCCCTGTCAAAACCTTCAAAGAAATCCTCTCGCGATACAATCTCAAGCTGGCAGCTGTCGGAACAGGGGCCGGCTGGCTTAAAAAGCAGCTTTCACTGACCAGCCCAAATGCGGAAATCCGTCAGGCCGCCAAAAAATTCATCACCAGTATGATTGAATATGGTGGCCAGTTGGGTGCCCCGGCGATCATTGGCTCCATGCAGGGAAAAGCCGCCTCGTCTGCTTCGATTGCTGAGTGCCGGATGTTGCTGGGTGAAGCCCTGGCGGAACTTTGTCATCACAGCCATAGCCGATTCGGCCTGCCGCTGATCTACGAACCGCTCAATCGTTACGAAACCAATCTCTGCAATACTCAAGGAGATGGTGCTCATCTTCTACAGACTTATGGTGCCCCGGACTGCAAACTTCTGGCCGACCTGTTCCACATGAACATCGAAGAAATCAACATCACGCAAGGGCTGCTCGATGGAGGCTCATGGATCGGCCACATCCATTATGTCGATTCCAATCGGAATGCGGCTGGAATGGGCCACATTGACTTTGCCCAGGTGATCGCGACATTAAAACAGATTAACTACGAGGGTTATCTTTCGGCAGAAGCCCGCAGCCTCCCAGATGCGAGGACAGCCGCCCAAGCGACCATCGACAGTATCCGCCAGCATCTCGGCAAATAG
- a CDS encoding peroxiredoxin, translating to MIAFNRAVALCLTLCTLGLGGISASAADLKVGDKAPQFEALDTQGQAWKSAEHVGKKLIVVYFYPADMTGGCTKQACAFRDDLSKLAGQDVEVVGVSGDSVRNHQLFSKKHNLSFTLLADTEAKVAEAFGVPYTKGEKSVKAEVDGKEETLLRNVTIQRWTFIIDKDGKVAYKNTKVAAADDSKAVAEAVASIKKK from the coding sequence ATGATCGCATTCAACCGCGCCGTTGCCTTATGCCTCACCCTTTGCACCTTAGGCCTTGGGGGAATCTCAGCTTCCGCTGCCGACCTCAAGGTGGGAGACAAAGCCCCCCAGTTTGAAGCACTGGATACGCAGGGCCAAGCCTGGAAGTCGGCCGAACATGTGGGCAAGAAGCTGATTGTCGTTTACTTCTATCCTGCCGATATGACGGGTGGCTGCACCAAGCAGGCCTGTGCCTTCCGCGACGATCTGTCCAAGCTGGCGGGCCAGGATGTTGAGGTCGTCGGTGTCAGTGGTGATTCTGTCCGCAATCACCAGTTGTTCTCCAAGAAGCATAATCTGTCATTCACGCTGCTCGCTGATACCGAGGCCAAAGTCGCTGAGGCGTTTGGCGTTCCCTATACCAAAGGGGAAAAGTCGGTGAAGGCCGAAGTCGATGGCAAAGAAGAAACGTTGCTTCGCAATGTGACCATCCAGCGCTGGACTTTCATCATCGACAAGGATGGCAAGGTCGCCTACAAGAACACGAAAGTCGCCGCCGCCGATGACAGCAAAGCTGTTGCAGAAGCCGTCGCGTCGATCAAGAAGAAGTAA
- a CDS encoding phosphoglycerate kinase encodes MAKKTIADVDVQGKAVLMRCDFNVPLDDNLVITDDRRITEALPSIESVLKRGGRVILMSHLGRPEGVDPAADAKYSLKPVAARLKELLGVPVHFASDTVGADAEAKVKALQNNEVLLLENVRFNKGEKKGENSYVNILATFGDIYCNDAFGTCHRSEGSMVGVPNAMGNKPKVCGFLVEKEIKFLSDAISNPARPFVAIVGGKKVDDKINVIKNLLSICDTVLIGGAMAFAFSKAQGGQIGKSYLPNPPEASLALAKELLTIGGEKLQLPVDTHCGDAFKGDCNKMIAKAGQIPENFEGFDIGPETQKRYAEIVKAAKTIVWNGPMGVFEMPPFDAGTRAVAEAIVASDATSIIGGGDSASAIQQFGLADQVTHVSTGGGASLEMLEGKKFAAVELLDDK; translated from the coding sequence ATGGCCAAAAAGACCATTGCCGATGTCGACGTTCAGGGGAAGGCCGTTCTCATGCGGTGCGATTTCAACGTCCCGCTCGATGACAATCTTGTCATTACCGATGACCGCCGCATTACAGAAGCTCTCCCATCGATTGAATCCGTCCTCAAACGAGGTGGTCGTGTGATTCTCATGAGCCACCTGGGACGTCCGGAAGGTGTCGATCCTGCGGCCGATGCGAAGTACAGCCTCAAACCTGTGGCAGCCCGCCTGAAGGAACTTCTGGGAGTTCCCGTTCACTTTGCCAGCGATACGGTGGGTGCCGACGCCGAAGCCAAAGTGAAGGCTCTCCAGAACAATGAAGTTCTGCTCCTTGAAAACGTACGTTTCAACAAAGGAGAGAAGAAAGGCGAAAACAGTTACGTCAACATTCTCGCCACCTTTGGCGACATCTACTGCAACGACGCTTTTGGCACCTGCCACCGTTCCGAAGGTTCGATGGTCGGTGTGCCCAATGCCATGGGGAACAAACCCAAGGTCTGCGGCTTCCTCGTCGAGAAGGAAATCAAGTTCCTCTCCGATGCCATTTCGAATCCGGCCCGTCCATTTGTGGCGATTGTGGGTGGGAAAAAGGTCGATGATAAAATCAACGTTATCAAGAATCTGCTCTCCATCTGCGATACGGTTTTGATTGGCGGGGCGATGGCCTTCGCCTTCTCGAAGGCTCAAGGGGGCCAGATTGGCAAGAGCTATCTGCCGAATCCGCCCGAAGCCAGCCTCGCGCTCGCCAAGGAACTGCTGACAATCGGCGGAGAAAAGCTGCAACTTCCCGTCGATACCCATTGCGGCGATGCCTTCAAGGGTGACTGCAACAAGATGATCGCCAAAGCCGGCCAGATTCCCGAGAACTTCGAAGGTTTCGACATTGGCCCGGAAACTCAGAAGAGATATGCCGAGATCGTGAAAGCCGCCAAGACGATTGTCTGGAACGGCCCGATGGGTGTCTTTGAAATGCCTCCTTTTGATGCTGGGACTCGAGCGGTCGCCGAGGCGATTGTTGCCAGCGATGCCACCAGCATCATCGGCGGTGGCGACAGCGCTTCTGCCATCCAGCAGTTCGGTCTGGCCGATCAGGTCACGCATGTCAGCACGGGCGGTGGAGCCAGTCTCGAAATGCTTGAAGGCAAAAAGTTCGCTGCTGTCGAACTTCTCGACGACAAGTAG
- a CDS encoding 5-formyltetrahydrofolate cyclo-ligase — protein sequence MSSENFQKSFITQKEELRQSVRSARLAMTDRSERSHRILDQLESSEPWKKCRVPLVYLSSGSEVMTWPLVEKVLKELEQTAGCTRKLIVPWCDGDELRLFWLQSLDELSAGSFGIPEPRAEMRTQPDRCANLAEIDLVVLPGLAFDEQGRRLGQGRGYFDRLLMELNPHAIKVGLAFEVQMVEEVPVEEHDLPVDLVITESRMIWSDVTPGS from the coding sequence ATGTCATCTGAGAATTTCCAGAAGAGCTTTATCACTCAAAAAGAAGAGCTTCGCCAAAGTGTGCGGTCGGCCCGTTTGGCAATGACAGATCGGTCTGAGCGGAGTCATCGGATCCTCGATCAACTGGAAAGTTCAGAACCATGGAAGAAGTGCCGGGTACCTCTGGTTTACCTCTCCAGTGGCAGCGAAGTGATGACCTGGCCGCTTGTCGAGAAAGTGCTGAAGGAGCTTGAACAGACCGCTGGATGCACTCGGAAGTTGATCGTCCCGTGGTGTGACGGCGATGAATTGAGGCTGTTCTGGCTGCAGAGTCTCGATGAGTTATCGGCTGGCTCTTTTGGGATTCCAGAGCCACGCGCTGAAATGAGAACTCAGCCGGATCGCTGTGCGAATCTTGCGGAGATCGATCTGGTCGTCTTGCCGGGATTGGCTTTCGATGAGCAGGGGCGAAGACTGGGGCAGGGACGGGGCTATTTTGATCGATTGCTGATGGAGCTGAATCCCCATGCGATTAAAGTGGGCCTGGCTTTTGAGGTTCAAATGGTCGAGGAAGTTCCTGTCGAAGAACATGATCTGCCAGTCGATCTCGTGATCACTGAAAGCCGAATGATCTGGAGTGATGTCACTCCGGGAAGTTGA
- a CDS encoding SRPBCC family protein — protein sequence MKQRLLIVLVVLLCLTAFFAGIVAVQPEEFHITRSAVMKATPDKVGERIDHFKAWADWSPWAKLDPNSKEEFEGPAQGPGAIMKWSGNDEVGEGKMTILETRPGEYIKIQLDFIRPMVASNLVEFQLEPQGEETKVTWSMSGKNNFVGKAFHLIVDCDKMIGGDFEKGLNSMKALVEAPPALTEEPQSKAKPDADAVLEKPAEVNKPSEQSAPVDSVTTPPAP from the coding sequence ATGAAACAAAGACTTCTCATCGTGCTCGTCGTTTTACTGTGTCTAACGGCTTTCTTTGCAGGCATTGTGGCCGTTCAGCCCGAAGAATTTCATATCACTCGATCGGCAGTCATGAAGGCGACACCCGACAAGGTGGGCGAAAGAATCGATCACTTCAAAGCCTGGGCAGACTGGTCACCGTGGGCCAAACTCGACCCCAATTCGAAAGAGGAATTTGAAGGACCGGCACAAGGTCCCGGTGCCATCATGAAATGGTCGGGTAATGACGAGGTCGGCGAAGGGAAGATGACGATCCTCGAAACACGCCCCGGCGAGTACATTAAAATTCAGCTCGACTTCATCCGCCCCATGGTCGCCTCTAATCTCGTCGAATTTCAGTTAGAACCTCAAGGGGAAGAGACCAAAGTCACCTGGTCAATGTCGGGCAAGAACAACTTCGTCGGCAAAGCTTTTCACCTGATTGTCGATTGCGACAAAATGATCGGTGGTGACTTTGAAAAAGGGCTCAATAGCATGAAAGCTCTTGTCGAAGCCCCACCAGCACTCACAGAAGAACCTCAGTCAAAAGCAAAACCAGACGCTGATGCCGTCCTGGAAAAACCGGCTGAAGTGAACAAACCCAGCGAACAATCAGCCCCCGTTGATAGCGTGACCACTCCACCTGCTCCATGA
- a CDS encoding POT-type proton-dependent oligopeptide transporter, with the protein MTAAYRTAPDQTLTTMPPGIPYIIGNEAAERFSFYGMKAILYLYLTKYIVDAAGVSAVYDKEDATALLHLFVAAAYLFPIVGGPLADFYLGKYRVILWLSWAYCLGHLSLAAIDGRNGLWLGLALIAMGAGGIKPCVSSHVGDQFGQGNQHLISRIFRWFYFVINVGALAAMFCIPRTRDIFLSPENGRAYLKYIVPADWLNAILPHFSPTLAHHVAFGIPGVLMLLATIVFWMGRNKFVHIPPSTDEFMKELEPILERAPFLKYFPPIMFVAIFMNPENRRAILKLLPLFAFIVVFWALFDQTMSTWVEQATHMNLTVLRWRDWEWKVLPDETQTLNPLFVLMFIPLLDFVVFPALAKVVQLSALRRVSVGLFLASMAFAVSGFIQMEIDQNFTPWVLWLVFPYAIITVAEVLVSTTCLEFSYTQAPNRLKSIIMSLYLLSVFGGNLLTSGVNWMISRDDGTSMLPGASYYWFFSILMFVTAVCFIPYAVLYRESRFIQGEDAPTAPQGKRK; encoded by the coding sequence ATGACGGCGGCTTATCGCACAGCACCAGACCAGACCTTAACCACCATGCCTCCGGGCATTCCGTATATCATCGGGAACGAAGCCGCCGAACGGTTCAGCTTCTATGGCATGAAGGCCATCCTGTATCTGTATCTCACAAAATACATCGTGGATGCAGCGGGAGTATCGGCGGTCTATGACAAAGAAGATGCGACGGCCTTATTGCATCTGTTCGTCGCGGCGGCTTATCTGTTCCCGATTGTGGGTGGCCCACTTGCCGATTTTTATCTCGGCAAGTACCGAGTCATCCTGTGGCTCTCCTGGGCCTATTGCCTCGGTCATCTTTCGCTCGCTGCGATTGATGGGCGAAATGGCCTCTGGCTGGGACTGGCACTCATTGCCATGGGTGCGGGTGGTATCAAACCCTGCGTTTCGTCCCATGTCGGTGATCAATTTGGTCAGGGAAATCAGCATCTGATCAGCCGCATCTTCCGCTGGTTCTACTTCGTGATCAATGTCGGTGCTTTGGCGGCGATGTTCTGCATACCCCGCACGCGAGACATCTTCCTCTCCCCGGAGAACGGCCGGGCTTATCTGAAGTACATTGTTCCTGCCGACTGGCTAAACGCGATTCTCCCTCACTTCAGCCCGACCTTGGCACACCACGTGGCCTTTGGGATTCCGGGGGTCTTGATGCTTCTGGCCACGATTGTCTTCTGGATGGGCCGCAACAAATTCGTCCACATCCCCCCATCAACCGACGAATTCATGAAAGAACTCGAACCGATCCTGGAGCGAGCGCCGTTTCTCAAGTATTTTCCACCCATCATGTTCGTCGCCATTTTCATGAATCCCGAAAACCGGCGGGCGATCTTGAAACTGCTGCCGCTTTTTGCATTCATTGTCGTGTTCTGGGCGCTGTTTGATCAGACGATGTCCACGTGGGTCGAGCAGGCGACGCATATGAATTTGACTGTTCTCCGCTGGCGCGACTGGGAATGGAAAGTTCTGCCTGATGAAACCCAGACGTTGAATCCTCTCTTCGTGCTCATGTTCATACCACTGCTCGATTTTGTGGTTTTCCCAGCCCTGGCAAAAGTGGTTCAACTTTCGGCATTACGCCGTGTCTCGGTCGGTTTGTTTCTCGCCTCGATGGCCTTTGCTGTCAGCGGCTTTATCCAGATGGAGATCGATCAGAACTTTACGCCCTGGGTGCTGTGGCTTGTCTTTCCCTATGCCATCATCACGGTTGCCGAAGTTCTCGTTTCGACAACCTGCCTCGAATTCTCCTACACACAGGCTCCCAACCGACTCAAGTCGATCATCATGTCGCTCTACCTGCTCTCAGTGTTCGGCGGCAACCTGCTGACCTCCGGCGTCAACTGGATGATCTCCAGGGATGATGGGACCTCCATGCTTCCCGGGGCCAGCTATTACTGGTTCTTCTCGATTCTTATGTTCGTGACGGCGGTCTGCTTTATCCCTTATGCAGTCCTGTATCGCGAATCGCGATTTATTCAGGGTGAAGACGCACCCACGGCTCCACAAGGCAAACGTAAATAG